Proteins encoded within one genomic window of Flavobacterium gilvum:
- the trmD gene encoding tRNA (guanosine(37)-N1)-methyltransferase TrmD translates to MRIDIITVLPELLRSPFEASIMKRAIDKGLVEVHIHNLRDYTTNKQKSVDDYPFGGGAGMVMTVQPIDACITHLKSEREYDEIIYMSPDGETLDQKMANKMSMYQNIIILCGHYKGVDQRVRDHFITKEISIGDYVLSGGELGALVLSDALIRLIPGVLSDETSALTDSFQDGLLSGPIYTRPADYKGWKVPDVLLSGHAAKIDKWREDTAYEHTKNRRPDLLTD, encoded by the coding sequence ATGAGAATCGATATTATTACCGTATTACCCGAATTATTAAGAAGTCCCTTTGAAGCTTCGATTATGAAACGCGCCATAGACAAAGGCCTTGTGGAGGTACACATTCATAATTTAAGAGATTATACGACCAACAAACAAAAAAGCGTTGACGATTACCCTTTTGGCGGTGGCGCCGGAATGGTTATGACCGTGCAACCAATAGATGCCTGTATCACACATTTGAAAAGTGAAAGAGAATATGACGAAATCATATATATGTCCCCCGATGGCGAAACATTAGACCAAAAAATGGCCAACAAAATGTCAATGTATCAAAACATTATCATTTTGTGCGGACATTATAAAGGTGTTGACCAACGAGTACGCGACCATTTTATTACCAAAGAAATTTCCATAGGCGATTATGTGCTTTCTGGAGGAGAATTGGGTGCTTTGGTTTTATCTGATGCCTTAATCCGATTGATTCCGGGCGTTTTGAGTGATGAGACTTCGGCATTGACAGACAGTTTTCAGGATGGTTTGCTCTCAGGTCCTATCTACACACGCCCTGCCGATTACAAAGGATGGAAAGTTCCCGATGTTTTATTGAGCGGTCACGCTGCAAAAATTGACAAATGGCGAGAAGACACCGCCTACGAGCATACCAAAAACAGAAGACCCGACCTTTTAACCGATTAA
- a CDS encoding DNA/RNA non-specific endonuclease, which yields MSIIKHKHFFLSYSEEHEQAEWAAYYLTADSQFQHHFERPYFKQDPLVDTESAHWKNYKDTGYDKGHLVPAADMKFSEEAYNETFLTSNVAPQNRAFNAGVWNRLEQKIRYWADKYKAIFIVTGSILHDNLVTIGDEEVSVPDYFYKIIVRVQHDKLVMIPFLVPNEKSDAPLYTFATTIDDIEQITGINFNEKLSEKIEEKIEKELSYKEWSFS from the coding sequence ATGAGCATCATCAAACACAAACATTTCTTTTTATCATATTCTGAAGAACATGAGCAGGCGGAATGGGCGGCCTATTATCTGACGGCGGATTCCCAGTTTCAACATCATTTTGAAAGACCTTATTTCAAACAAGATCCTTTGGTAGATACCGAATCGGCGCACTGGAAAAACTACAAAGACACTGGCTACGACAAAGGTCATTTGGTTCCTGCCGCCGACATGAAATTTTCTGAAGAAGCTTATAACGAAACGTTTCTCACTTCGAATGTGGCTCCGCAAAACAGAGCTTTCAATGCAGGAGTATGGAATCGGCTGGAACAAAAAATTCGCTATTGGGCAGATAAATACAAAGCTATTTTTATAGTAACTGGAAGCATTTTGCATGACAATCTGGTTACCATTGGTGACGAAGAAGTTTCTGTTCCCGATTATTTTTATAAAATTATAGTTCGGGTTCAGCACGATAAATTGGTCATGATTCCTTTTTTGGTTCCCAATGAAAAGTCGGATGCGCCTCTTTACACTTTTGCCACAACCATTGATGACATTGAACAAATTACAGGTATCAATTTCAACGAAAAACTCTCGGAGAAAATTGAAGAAAAAATCGAAAAAGAACTGAGTTACAAGGAATGGAGTTTTAGTTAG
- a CDS encoding DUF1569 domain-containing protein: MGSIYNTADNEAIIARINSLSPDSKSLWGKMTVDQMCQHCNAAMQVAFGQKELKINFLLRLLGRMIKNKAFNSDFGKNSPTAKELKCEGSYDFETSRKEFAENFSQFAKGTQTIKVLYHPFWGKMTYEDWDKLMWRHTDHHLRQFGV; the protein is encoded by the coding sequence ATGGGTTCAATATATAATACTGCAGATAATGAGGCTATAATCGCCAGAATCAATTCCCTTTCACCTGATAGCAAATCGCTTTGGGGTAAGATGACAGTAGACCAAATGTGTCAGCATTGCAACGCTGCTATGCAAGTTGCCTTTGGACAAAAAGAACTTAAGATAAACTTTCTGTTGCGTCTTTTGGGCAGAATGATAAAAAACAAAGCTTTCAACAGTGATTTTGGAAAAAACAGTCCAACTGCCAAAGAATTAAAATGTGAAGGTTCTTATGATTTTGAAACCAGCCGAAAAGAATTTGCCGAAAATTTCAGCCAATTTGCAAAAGGCACACAAACGATCAAGGTATTGTATCATCCTTTTTGGGGAAAAATGACTTATGAAGATTGGGATAAATTGATGTGGAGACATACAGACCACCATCTGAGACAGTTTGGAGTTTAG